In the Phycisphaerales bacterium genome, ATGTCGCCAATGTTCTCACGGATGACGTGAACAAGTACTGGTCGCAGAACCCAGAGCTCCGCGTTCAGCCGGACATCACGCAGATTACCGAGCATCGTAAGGATGGCCAGCATGCTGTGCTGGATGAGTTGAAACTCCGCATCTGGGACAACCGTCACTCGCTGTCGCTGCCGTTCGATGAGCACTCGGCGGGATTTCAGTGGTTTTTCTCGTTCCTCGCGGCGTTTTCCGAATACGAACACCGCGACCCGCCGGTGGTCATTCTGCTCGACGAGCCAGCGGTGGGGCTTCACGCCAAGGCCCAGGCTGACTTTCTGCGGTTCATCGAGGAGCGATTGACGAAGCGGTGCCAAGTCATCTACACCACGCATTCGCCGTTCATGGTGCAGCCGGGTAACTTGGAGCGGGTCAGGCTCGTAGAGGACGGCGGTAAGGAAATCGGTGCCGTCGTATCCAGCGAAGTGTTGACGCGCGATCGAGACACGCTTTTCCCTCTGCAAGGCGCACTTGGCTACGACCTCGTGCAACACTTGTTCGTCGCCGAGAACAACATCGTCGTGGAGGGCACGTCAGATTATGCCTATCTCAAGCTGATGTCGGACTATCTTGGCGGAAAGGGCCGGTCCAGTCTAGATCCGAAGTGGAGCATCGTGCCAGTGGGTGGAGCTGACCTGATCCCGACGTTCGTCGCGCTGCTGGGCAATCATCTCAAAGTGACGGTCTTAGTGGATTCGCGCAAGGAGGGCCATCAGAAACTTGAGCGCATGGCGAGGGACGGCTACTTGGAGAAGCAGCGCATCATCTTTATCGGCGACGTCCTCAGCCGAAAGACCGGTGACATTGAAGACCTTTTCGAAGAGGAAGAATACCTCGCGCTTTACAACAAGGCGTACGGAAAGTCGCTCAGGACGAAGGACCTGACCGGGGTTGACCCCATTGTCGGGCGCATCGCTCGGCTCGAAGGCAAAGAGCGGTTCGACCACGGGCGACCTGCGGACGTCCTGCTACGCGAGCGCGAGGCCATCCTGTCCACGCTGAGCGAGGACACGCTGAAGCGATTTGAACACCTGTTTGAGCGGATCAACGAGACACTTGGTAAGTGACGTCATGTCGAATGACAACCGGCTGCAGCGGACGTTCCGCCACGTGGCTCGCTGCTGAACGAGAGAGCGTCGAGAGCCGTGGCCTCGGCGCAGGCTCTCGGCGGACGACACCCGTACGAATCGCTGCTATGCTGCCCGATGGTGGCTCGTTAGGCCGCATACTGAGTCGAGGAGGATCAGCAAATGGACGAAACGCCGCCAGCCTCGCATGAGGCGGGAGCAGGGAGTCCTTCCTCGCACCGGGACATCCTCATGACGCTCGATCAGCTTGAATCGTCGGGGAAGCTGGATGTCTTGGCATTTCTCGGAGACCAACTGCACGCGGAACAGTCTCACTACTGGAATCGATGGGCCGCTCTCGCGGCCCTTCACGCTGCACTCTTGGTCGTAGCCGTCGAGACGTCGGGCTGGGCTCGGACCCTGACGGCGGTTTTCGGTATCGGCCTCGCCGTTGTCTGGATCGCGATCCAAGCGAGAAGCCGCGAGTACGTCAACCGTTGGAAGCCGTTCTTTCACTCTTATCGAAGGGCGCAGGGGCTTGCCTGGATCGGAGAACAAGCATCGGCGGCTGATAGTTCGAAGTGGGCCTCCACAGAGTGGGCGGGACTTGTTCCGTGGGGACTGCTTCTCCCATGGGTAATCCTCGCAGTTCTTGGCATCATCAGTATTGCGGCCTAACAATGGCATGCTGCCGATGCTGATCCGCACCGCCTGTCTTGCTGAGCGTCGCTCCCAGAATGATCTCCCGTGCGACCGGATGGGATCCTCAGCGAGCGGCGACCCTGGGGGACAGCAGCGGGGTCACTTCGGTTGTCCCCGGGGACAACGATGGTGTCCCCGGGGTCAACGAGCGACAACAGTGGATACTCGATGAGCTTCGGGCGGGAACGGACCTTCGCCGCGGCGACATCGAAAGTCGGTACAAGTGCTCCGCGAAG is a window encoding:
- a CDS encoding AAA family ATPase, encoding MKLRSVRVRMFRNILDSTEVKIEDRVTCLVGKNESGKSAFLHALWRLRPARSTPRFSIPQQYPAWLEKRHRNEGIDQDDVCPIEVTLEWQPADVKRVEDKFGAGVVAVGAILRLWKTYDNRYRWQSGCNELQAIRNFVGRQQIPDGAVAAYAELQTFEELMRGLSEDVESHAEDEEDLKLFTNAQSAVKTLLGEDKSFDDAVWSIAQARFPEFFYFADYSKLPYTVKIRHVLESQDLNDAETTARALLRLGGTENDYMLNPDYEHRKRELENVANVLTDDVNKYWSQNPELRVQPDITQITEHRKDGQHAVLDELKLRIWDNRHSLSLPFDEHSAGFQWFFSFLAAFSEYEHRDPPVVILLDEPAVGLHAKAQADFLRFIEERLTKRCQVIYTTHSPFMVQPGNLERVRLVEDGGKEIGAVVSSEVLTRDRDTLFPLQGALGYDLVQHLFVAENNIVVEGTSDYAYLKLMSDYLGGKGRSSLDPKWSIVPVGGADLIPTFVALLGNHLKVTVLVDSRKEGHQKLERMARDGYLEKQRIIFIGDVLSRKTGDIEDLFEEEEYLALYNKAYGKSLRTKDLTGVDPIVGRIARLEGKERFDHGRPADVLLREREAILSTLSEDTLKRFEHLFERINETLGK
- a CDS encoding DeoR family transcriptional regulator, which encodes MISRATGWDPQRAATLGDSSGVTSVVPGDNDGVPGVNERQQWILDELRAGTDLRRGDIESRYKCSAKTAKRDLAELRERGLIEFVAKPAPGHYRLLCPVSG